The Virgibacillus phasianinus genome includes a window with the following:
- a CDS encoding EpsG family protein: MTLLWINLAIVFTCSFFARYFSASVEATAASPVPIKPNKFLIGFAFVSMVAVSGLRSNIGDTFFYKYTYELNDFTLDYILANKDIGFGFLQMLLKNAISEDPQILIFTTALLTNAIIFVVLYKYSRMIELSLYVYITGGLFLVSMNGIRQVLAAAIAFAATKYLIEGNWIKYFLVIFAASLFHQSALILLPIYFIVRFKAWSKLTLALLIVAVLIVIGFDKFSALLFTAIEDTQYGHYQNFAEGGANSLRVAVDLVPLFIAYLGREKLKRIFPNSDYIVNMTLLGFVFMMISTQNWIFARFSIYFGLYQLILISWIVKVFREKDEKFIYYGIIVCYLAYFYYENVVTLNILYKSDYLIW; the protein is encoded by the coding sequence ATGACATTACTTTGGATTAATTTGGCAATTGTATTTACCTGTTCTTTTTTTGCCCGGTATTTTTCAGCATCAGTAGAGGCTACTGCAGCTTCTCCCGTTCCAATAAAACCAAATAAATTCCTGATCGGGTTCGCATTTGTTTCAATGGTTGCTGTATCGGGTCTTCGGTCAAATATTGGTGATACATTTTTTTACAAGTATACTTATGAATTAAATGACTTCACGTTGGATTATATTCTTGCTAATAAGGATATTGGATTTGGCTTTCTGCAAATGCTGTTAAAAAATGCTATCTCGGAAGATCCACAAATCTTGATTTTTACTACTGCTTTACTAACGAACGCGATTATCTTTGTTGTGTTATACAAGTATTCGAGAATGATTGAATTAAGTTTGTACGTGTATATCACAGGCGGTTTATTTCTAGTTTCGATGAATGGAATTAGACAAGTGCTTGCAGCAGCAATCGCCTTCGCTGCTACAAAATATTTAATAGAGGGAAATTGGATAAAATATTTTCTCGTTATATTTGCCGCATCGTTATTCCATCAAAGTGCACTTATCTTATTGCCGATTTATTTCATTGTCCGATTCAAAGCCTGGTCAAAATTAACCTTGGCATTATTAATTGTAGCGGTACTTATTGTTATCGGGTTCGATAAATTTTCCGCTCTTCTGTTCACGGCAATTGAGGACACCCAGTATGGACACTATCAAAATTTTGCGGAAGGGGGAGCAAACAGCCTGCGTGTCGCTGTTGATTTGGTTCCTTTATTTATTGCCTATTTAGGAAGGGAAAAGTTAAAAAGGATATTCCCTAATAGTGATTATATAGTCAATATGACGTTACTCGGCTTCGTATTTATGATGATATCAACACAAAATTGGATTTTTGCCCGATTTTCCATTTATTTTGGATTATATCAATTAATCTTGATTTCCTGGATCGTGAAGGTATTCAGGGAAAAGGATGAAAAGTTTATTTACTATGGGATAATCGTTTGTTATCTTGCTTACTTTTATTATGAAAATGTAGTTACGTTAAACATCCTGTATAAGAGTGATTATCTAATTTGGTAG
- a CDS encoding glycosyltransferase yields MKKLLISSFDLEVGGVERSLINLLENFDYSQYEVDLMLYRHKGDFMKLLSKKVNLLPEIPVYSTFRKSIKETFKDGHYNIGYSRILSKINSDIKGRLKGIVEPGYYQMQLMWRYTLPFLPVIEKEYDLAISYLWPHYFVAKKVKAKKKIAWIHTDFSTVETDVNMDLKMWNHFNLIIAVSQACKDAFLKKYSELQDRVIVIENIASPDFVRKMADEKVDNLLMKDKRFKVITVARLSHAKGIDNAVKALRILKNRGYDDIAWYVVGYGGDEKVLQELIAKNDLKGRFILMGKKINPYPFMKAADLYVQPSRYEGKAVTVGEAQILAKPIMITNYPTAKSQVQNGIDGYICEQTITGISEGVENLYKHPDLREVLSKNCIEKDYANFKQLNKLYTVLKEIK; encoded by the coding sequence ATGAAAAAGCTGTTAATATCCTCTTTTGATTTGGAAGTTGGCGGGGTTGAGAGGAGTTTAATCAATTTACTCGAAAACTTTGACTACAGTCAATACGAAGTGGATTTAATGTTATACAGGCATAAAGGTGATTTCATGAAATTGCTATCCAAGAAAGTAAATTTATTACCTGAAATACCAGTTTATAGTACATTCAGAAAGTCAATAAAAGAAACATTTAAAGATGGGCATTACAATATTGGCTATTCAAGAATTTTATCCAAAATTAACTCGGATATTAAAGGAAGATTAAAGGGAATTGTTGAACCGGGCTATTATCAAATGCAGCTTATGTGGAGATATACATTACCTTTTCTACCTGTAATAGAGAAAGAATATGATTTAGCAATCAGTTATTTATGGCCACACTACTTTGTAGCTAAAAAAGTTAAGGCAAAAAAGAAAATAGCGTGGATACATACTGATTTTTCTACAGTAGAAACTGATGTAAATATGGACCTGAAAATGTGGAACCACTTTAATCTTATTATTGCGGTATCACAGGCTTGTAAGGATGCCTTTTTAAAAAAATATAGTGAACTACAAGATCGGGTAATAGTAATAGAAAATATTGCTTCCCCAGACTTTGTTAGGAAAATGGCAGATGAAAAGGTAGATAATCTATTGATGAAGGATAAAAGATTTAAGGTAATAACTGTTGCCAGGTTATCTCATGCCAAGGGAATTGATAACGCGGTAAAAGCTTTAAGGATATTAAAGAATAGAGGGTATGATGATATAGCATGGTATGTAGTTGGGTATGGAGGGGATGAAAAAGTACTACAGGAATTAATAGCAAAAAATGACTTAAAAGGAAGATTTATTTTAATGGGGAAAAAAATCAACCCGTATCCATTTATGAAAGCAGCGGATCTATATGTTCAACCGTCAAGGTATGAAGGTAAAGCCGTTACTGTCGGGGAAGCACAAATTCTTGCTAAACCCATTATGATAACAAACTATCCAACTGCAAAAAGCCAAGTTCAAAACGGAATTGACGGGTATATTTGTGAACAAACTATTACAGGAATATCCGAAGGAGTCGAAAACCTGTATAAGCATCCTGATTTAAGAGAAGTTCTATCGAAAAACTGTATAGAGAAGGATTATGCAAACTTTAAACAACTAAATAAACTTTACACAGTTCTAAAAGAAATTAAATAA
- a CDS encoding aminotransferase class I/II-fold pyridoxal phosphate-dependent enzyme: protein MVNPKIYLSPPHMSGREQYYLMEAFKSNWIAPLGPNVDAFENEIAAYVGAIEAVAVNSGTAAIHLALSLLSVTKGDKVFCSTLTFVASANPILYQGAEPVFIDSEPDTWNMSPTALRKALNEAALKGKLPKAVIIVNLYGQSARMDELQLICNYYGIPIIEDAAESFGSTYKDKASGTFGKYGIYSFNGNKIITTSGGGMLVSDEKETMRQARYLATQARDSAPYYQHSVVGYNYRMSNLLAGVGRAQLHVLESRVDARRRIFDRYYHALADLPGVNFMPELAGTRSNRWLTALTIREEKLGVSVRQIVESMNKANIEARHVWKPLHLQPLFKDAAYYSHTEDEHIAEDLFQTGICLPSGSNMTEKEQNSVINCFINTVNDAKKTIYYFRKHEV from the coding sequence ATGGTCAATCCGAAAATTTACCTTTCCCCGCCACATATGAGTGGAAGGGAGCAATATTATTTAATGGAGGCGTTCAAATCTAATTGGATTGCACCACTCGGTCCAAATGTAGATGCATTTGAAAATGAAATAGCCGCGTATGTAGGAGCTATTGAAGCTGTTGCCGTAAATTCCGGCACAGCAGCCATTCACCTGGCTCTTTCTTTATTAAGTGTAACAAAAGGAGATAAAGTATTCTGTTCAACCCTTACATTTGTTGCCAGTGCTAATCCAATTTTGTATCAGGGTGCGGAACCAGTGTTTATTGATTCGGAGCCTGACACATGGAATATGTCGCCAACAGCGCTTAGAAAGGCCTTGAATGAGGCAGCTTTAAAAGGAAAACTGCCTAAAGCTGTTATTATCGTTAACCTATATGGTCAAAGCGCAAGAATGGATGAGCTCCAACTTATATGTAATTACTATGGCATACCAATCATTGAGGATGCAGCCGAATCATTCGGATCCACATATAAGGATAAGGCAAGCGGGACATTTGGCAAATATGGTATCTATTCATTTAATGGTAACAAAATTATTACCACATCCGGCGGTGGCATGCTTGTATCTGATGAAAAGGAGACAATGAGGCAGGCTCGTTATCTGGCCACCCAAGCCCGTGATTCAGCACCCTATTATCAGCATAGTGTGGTTGGGTACAATTATCGAATGAGTAATCTCTTGGCCGGAGTTGGAAGGGCACAATTACACGTATTGGAAAGCAGAGTGGATGCAAGAAGACGTATTTTTGATCGGTATTACCACGCATTAGCTGATCTGCCCGGAGTTAATTTTATGCCTGAATTAGCTGGAACACGTTCAAATCGTTGGTTAACAGCCCTGACCATCAGGGAAGAAAAGCTCGGGGTATCTGTAAGACAAATCGTCGAGTCAATGAATAAAGCAAACATTGAAGCACGCCATGTATGGAAACCACTTCATCTGCAGCCATTATTTAAAGATGCTGCTTATTATTCACACACTGAAGATGAGCATATCGCGGAAGACCTGTTTCAAACAGGAATATGCCTTCCATCGGGATCAAACATGACGGAGAAAGAACAAAATAGTGTTATTAATTGTTTTATAAATACGGTAAATGACGCCAAAAAAACGATTTATTACTTTAGAAAACACGAGGTATAG
- the galE gene encoding UDP-glucose 4-epimerase GalE — protein sequence MMILVTGGAGYIGSHTCVELLNAGHEIVVLDNFSNSHPEALRRVSEITGKQFTIYHADLLNKEKLNEVFAKNKFDAVIHLAGLKAVGESVTVPLRYYENNITGTIYLVAMMKKYQVRRLVFSSSATVYGMTNKMPITEDTPLSAVNPYGRTKQMIETLLHDVYQADKTWNIALLRYFNPVGAHESGLIGENPNGIPNNLMPYISQVAIGKLKKLTVFGNDYPTKDGTGLRDYLHVVDLAKGHVKALEKDENGIDAYNLGTGTGYSVLEMIAAFEKASGQNIPFTVSNRRAGDAAVCYANPVKAGIVLGWQASRGIVEMCEDTWRWQRNNPSGYEEAAKNRDGTPMLNYATGFLMPE from the coding sequence ATGATGATTCTTGTAACTGGCGGGGCTGGCTATATTGGCAGTCATACCTGCGTAGAACTATTGAATGCAGGGCATGAAATTGTTGTTTTGGATAACTTTTCAAACAGCCATCCAGAAGCATTAAGACGTGTATCGGAAATAACGGGTAAACAATTTACCATCTATCATGCCGATTTGCTGAATAAGGAAAAACTAAACGAAGTATTTGCTAAAAACAAATTTGATGCAGTTATCCATCTTGCGGGTTTAAAAGCTGTCGGAGAATCGGTAACCGTTCCACTAAGATATTATGAAAATAATATCACTGGAACCATTTATTTGGTAGCTATGATGAAGAAGTATCAAGTGAGAAGACTAGTATTTAGTTCATCGGCAACGGTTTACGGTATGACGAACAAGATGCCAATTACTGAGGACACACCTTTGTCTGCTGTCAATCCATATGGGCGGACAAAGCAAATGATTGAAACGCTATTGCATGATGTCTATCAAGCGGATAAGACCTGGAATATAGCTTTACTGCGCTATTTTAATCCAGTAGGCGCCCATGAAAGCGGGCTGATAGGTGAAAATCCGAATGGAATCCCAAACAATTTAATGCCGTATATCTCACAGGTGGCAATCGGTAAGTTAAAGAAGCTAACCGTTTTTGGCAATGATTATCCAACAAAAGATGGAACAGGTCTGAGGGATTATCTTCATGTGGTTGATTTGGCAAAAGGTCATGTAAAAGCGTTAGAAAAAGATGAAAATGGAATTGATGCCTATAATCTTGGAACAGGAACAGGTTACAGTGTTTTAGAGATGATTGCAGCGTTTGAAAAAGCTTCCGGACAAAATATTCCATTTACTGTTTCAAATCGTCGAGCGGGTGATGCAGCTGTATGTTATGCAAATCCTGTGAAGGCCGGAATTGTACTTGGTTGGCAGGCAAGCAGAGGAATCGTTGAAATGTGTGAGGATACGTGGAGATGGCAGCGAAATAATCCAAGTGGTTATGAGGAGGCGGCTAAGAATAGAGATGGAACCCCGATGCTTAATTATGCAACGGGTTTTTTAATGCCGGAATAG
- a CDS encoding sugar transferase produces MKRVMDTIISLMLLLVFSPIMIAIAVAIQMNMGAPIIFKQQRPGLFGKPFYLYKFRSMINTTDNQSDLMRLTTLGRLLRKYSLDELPQLINVVKGDMSLVGPRPLLMEYLPLYTKEQGLRHHVRPGITGWAQVNGRNAITWSAKFNLDIWYVKNRSLPLDCKILLYTIAKVLKKEGINHDESVSMEKFKGSNEVI; encoded by the coding sequence GTGAAACGGGTAATGGATACAATCATTTCGCTCATGCTCTTGCTTGTTTTTTCACCGATTATGATTGCCATTGCTGTAGCCATTCAAATGAACATGGGCGCCCCAATCATTTTTAAACAGCAGCGACCAGGATTATTTGGAAAGCCCTTTTACCTTTATAAATTCCGCAGCATGATCAACACAACTGATAATCAATCAGACTTGATGCGGCTAACAACATTGGGACGGTTGTTAAGGAAATATAGTCTGGATGAACTTCCGCAGCTGATTAATGTAGTGAAAGGCGATATGAGTTTAGTAGGGCCGCGTCCATTGTTAATGGAATATTTACCTCTTTATACCAAAGAACAGGGGCTGCGACATCATGTCAGACCAGGTATTACTGGGTGGGCTCAGGTAAATGGAAGAAATGCAATTACCTGGTCAGCGAAATTTAATTTAGACATTTGGTATGTGAAAAACCGGAGCCTTCCATTAGATTGTAAGATTCTGCTTTATACGATCGCTAAAGTCTTGAAAAAGGAAGGGATCAACCATGATGAGTCCGTTTCGATGGAAAAATTTAAAGGATCAAATGAAGTGATTTAG
- a CDS encoding acetyltransferase — MKVIILGDGGHSRVIQEIIISKKENQIIAMLDDKYEQKFKVKGIIYAPIPFLVRLLGPNIRVVVAIGSNQIRKKIVKQLNLPSEYYLSVIHPTAVISSTSRVGNGTVIMPNAVVNAGAEIGMHSIINTGAIVEHDNRLGDYTHVSPNATLTGNVSTGEGVHIGSSTTVIPGIHLGKWSVVGAGSTVIEHIPAYSKAVGCPTRIIERILIK; from the coding sequence ATGAAGGTAATAATCTTGGGAGATGGCGGTCACAGCAGGGTCATACAGGAAATAATTATATCTAAAAAAGAAAATCAAATCATTGCAATGTTAGATGATAAGTATGAACAAAAGTTTAAGGTAAAAGGAATTATTTATGCTCCTATTCCATTTTTAGTAAGGCTGTTGGGGCCGAATATAAGAGTGGTTGTTGCAATTGGAAGTAATCAAATTAGAAAGAAAATCGTAAAACAGTTAAATTTGCCGTCGGAATACTATTTATCTGTCATCCATCCAACCGCGGTGATCAGTTCAACGTCCAGAGTTGGAAATGGGACGGTTATTATGCCAAATGCGGTTGTAAATGCAGGAGCTGAAATTGGCATGCATAGCATTATTAACACCGGTGCAATCGTGGAGCATGATAACAGGCTTGGCGATTATACGCATGTATCACCTAATGCAACCTTAACAGGTAATGTGAGTACCGGTGAAGGTGTGCACATTGGATCATCAACCACGGTTATTCCAGGCATACACCTTGGTAAATGGTCCGTTGTTGGGGCCGGTTCTACTGTAATAGAGCATATCCCAGCATATAGTAAGGCTGTGGGATGCCCAACGAGAATAATTGAAAGAATACTAATTAAATAA
- a CDS encoding glycosyltransferase family 4 protein has protein sequence MAKKILYCATVDYHFKAFHLPYMKGFKEQGWEVHVAAAGEMDLPFTDYKYEIPFQRSPYSLSNVAAYKELKDIMVRNNYDIIHCHTPIGGLIARLAARKPRKRGTKVIYTAHGFHFCKGAPLINWLLYYPIEKWMSHYTDCLITINQEDYQLASTRLKARHIEHVHGVGIDTNRFMPIAENKKVELKKSFGYKADDFLLFYAAEFNKNKNQEFLLRLLAAIKDSVPNAKLLFAGEGALLEGCREQAKSLGISHMVNFLGFRNDIQTIVPMCDIAVASSYREGLPVNIMEAMACGLPVVAVDNRGHRELVHNNENGWLVADNDLQFFSEKVIVLATTKALRESFGQNGRSMMLSTYSVHKVLQEINFIYAAYMKEGRELSWAIH, from the coding sequence ATGGCTAAAAAAATCCTGTATTGCGCAACAGTAGACTATCATTTTAAAGCTTTCCATCTACCATATATGAAAGGCTTCAAAGAACAGGGCTGGGAGGTTCATGTTGCTGCAGCAGGAGAGATGGATTTACCATTCACCGATTATAAGTACGAGATTCCTTTTCAACGATCGCCATATAGTTTATCAAACGTAGCAGCATATAAGGAACTAAAGGACATCATGGTACGTAATAACTACGATATCATTCACTGTCATACACCAATTGGTGGACTAATAGCCCGCCTTGCTGCGCGAAAGCCGAGAAAGCGTGGAACAAAGGTTATTTATACAGCACATGGTTTTCATTTTTGCAAAGGTGCGCCACTGATTAATTGGCTCCTTTATTACCCAATTGAAAAATGGATGTCCCATTATACAGACTGTTTGATAACCATTAATCAAGAAGATTACCAGCTTGCCAGCACTCGGTTAAAAGCTAGGCACATTGAACATGTTCATGGGGTGGGAATTGATACCAATCGATTTATGCCCATCGCAGAAAACAAAAAAGTAGAATTGAAAAAGTCATTTGGCTATAAAGCTGATGACTTTTTATTATTTTATGCAGCAGAATTTAACAAAAACAAAAATCAGGAATTCTTACTTCGGTTACTAGCAGCGATTAAAGATAGCGTTCCAAATGCGAAACTCTTATTTGCTGGCGAAGGTGCACTGCTCGAAGGTTGCCGGGAGCAAGCAAAGTCACTTGGAATCAGCCACATGGTTAACTTTCTAGGATTTCGAAATGATATTCAAACTATCGTACCAATGTGTGATATCGCGGTCGCATCCAGCTATCGTGAAGGGTTACCAGTCAATATCATGGAAGCTATGGCTTGCGGGTTACCGGTTGTGGCAGTGGATAATCGGGGGCACAGGGAACTCGTTCACAATAATGAGAATGGATGGTTGGTGGCTGACAATGATCTCCAATTCTTTTCGGAAAAGGTAATTGTGCTTGCAACAACCAAAGCGTTGAGGGAAAGTTTCGGGCAAAACGGAAGAAGTATGATGTTATCCACATATAGCGTTCATAAGGTCTTGCAAGAAATAAATTTCATCTATGCAGCGTATATGAAGGAAGGGAGGGAGCTTTCATGGGCGATCCACTGA
- a CDS encoding glycosyltransferase family 1 protein has protein sequence MGDPLRVLHVVVNMNRGGAETLIMNLYRNVERAKIQFDFLTCKEGVFDKEIMALGGKVHRIPYLTEVGHSGYLRELDKFFMENSSYQIVHAHMDKMSGFVLRSAKKANIPIRIAHSHNTRSEGSIISKVYKWYAGKNIKSNATHFYACSQAAAKWLYGNKTQNPFILKNGIVTDRFQYTPSTREQIRTELKINKNSLVLGHVGRFSRQKNHLFLLEVFANVNKEIPNSVLLLVGDGPLRPRIIEKVNELNLQKNVKLLGVREDIDALLQAFDLFVFPSLHEGLPVTLIEAQGSGLPCLISNSITKEVDMGVGLVEFLPITDKDIWQTKICNLVKADRSRRITQNALVNNGYDIRKTASHAQSSYITLGREVV, from the coding sequence ATGGGCGATCCACTGAGGGTTTTACATGTTGTCGTGAATATGAATCGTGGCGGAGCAGAAACACTTATCATGAACCTGTATCGAAATGTGGAGCGCGCCAAGATTCAATTTGATTTCTTAACTTGTAAGGAAGGCGTTTTCGATAAGGAAATAATGGCACTTGGCGGGAAAGTTCATCGAATACCTTATCTAACCGAGGTAGGGCATTCAGGCTATTTACGTGAACTGGATAAATTTTTCATGGAAAACAGTTCATATCAGATTGTTCATGCCCACATGGATAAAATGAGTGGCTTCGTTCTTCGTTCTGCTAAAAAGGCAAATATTCCAATAAGAATTGCCCACAGTCATAATACCAGGAGTGAGGGCAGTATCATATCAAAAGTCTATAAATGGTATGCGGGAAAGAACATCAAATCAAATGCAACCCATTTCTATGCTTGTTCACAGGCTGCAGCCAAATGGTTATATGGAAATAAGACGCAAAATCCATTCATTCTTAAGAATGGAATTGTAACAGACAGATTTCAATATACACCTAGTACACGTGAACAAATAAGAACGGAGCTTAAAATCAATAAGAATTCATTGGTTCTTGGGCATGTCGGAAGATTTTCCCGGCAAAAAAATCACCTATTTTTATTGGAAGTATTTGCAAATGTAAACAAGGAAATACCGAACTCTGTACTACTGTTGGTTGGTGATGGTCCTTTAAGGCCGAGAATTATAGAAAAAGTAAACGAATTAAATTTACAGAAGAACGTGAAACTGCTTGGGGTAAGGGAAGATATCGATGCATTGCTCCAAGCCTTTGATCTATTTGTATTCCCTTCGTTACATGAAGGGCTGCCGGTAACTCTAATTGAAGCACAGGGGTCAGGGTTGCCATGTTTAATTTCCAATTCAATAACAAAGGAAGTTGATATGGGGGTTGGCCTGGTAGAATTTCTACCAATTACCGATAAGGATATTTGGCAAACAAAGATTTGTAATCTAGTGAAGGCAGACCGCTCAAGAAGGATTACGCAGAACGCATTAGTGAACAACGGCTATGATATACGAAAAACAGCGAGCCACGCTCAATCATCTTATATAACGTTGGGCAGGGAAGTGGTATGA
- a CDS encoding glycosyltransferase family 2 protein, with translation MKQLTIFTPTYNRAHCLKNCYESLKRQTCKDFVWLIIDDGSTDHTKELVGRWIKENKIHIIYHWQKNQGMHGAHNTAYERIVTELNVCIDSDDYLPDDAVEKILTFWNKYGSENVSGLVGLDADNKNHIIGTKLPKDLDRSTLFDLYYKHGVTGDKKLVYRTALTKKYPYPLFSDEKYVGLAYKYYMLDQDYEMLLMNETLCCVEYLPDGSSRNMLSQYRKNPKGFAFYRIALMKLPFTNRSFRYRQAVHFVSSSLLSRNRSFLSETPDKPLTILAVPFGFLLYLYITTKTRVV, from the coding sequence ATGAAACAATTAACCATATTTACTCCCACCTACAATCGGGCGCATTGTCTGAAAAACTGTTATGAAAGCCTTAAACGGCAAACTTGTAAAGACTTTGTGTGGTTAATTATTGATGACGGGTCAACTGATCACACGAAAGAGTTAGTTGGTCGTTGGATCAAGGAAAACAAAATTCATATTATCTATCACTGGCAAAAAAACCAGGGAATGCATGGTGCACATAACACAGCTTATGAACGGATAGTCACGGAATTAAATGTGTGCATTGATTCTGATGACTATCTGCCTGATGATGCTGTCGAAAAGATACTCACATTCTGGAACAAATATGGAAGCGAGAATGTAAGTGGATTGGTTGGCCTTGATGCTGATAACAAAAATCATATAATCGGAACAAAACTGCCAAAGGATTTAGACCGTTCTACATTGTTTGATCTCTATTATAAACATGGGGTCACCGGGGATAAGAAGCTAGTATATCGTACAGCATTAACGAAAAAGTATCCTTATCCACTCTTTAGTGATGAAAAATATGTAGGTTTAGCATACAAGTACTACATGCTTGACCAGGATTATGAAATGTTACTGATGAATGAAACTTTATGCTGTGTGGAATATCTTCCAGACGGATCTTCACGCAATATGCTAAGCCAATATCGGAAAAATCCAAAAGGGTTTGCTTTTTACCGGATTGCACTAATGAAGTTGCCATTTACTAACCGAAGTTTCAGGTATAGGCAGGCTGTACATTTTGTATCCAGTAGCTTGCTGAGCAGGAACCGGTCATTCTTATCTGAAACACCAGACAAACCACTGACAATACTAGCAGTTCCATTTGGTTTTCTGTTATATCTATACATTACAACTAAAACCCGGGTGGTATAA
- a CDS encoding helix-turn-helix domain-containing protein, which translates to MIGKNIQVIRKKKGLTLSELASRASISKSYLSNIERNVNTNPSVQIMEKIAAVLDVDLQVLVDSTSDSQAIQESEWIDFVKELKDSGVDKEQLQEFKTLIEFAKWKNENGDVEK; encoded by the coding sequence ATGATAGGAAAAAATATCCAGGTGATACGGAAGAAAAAGGGGCTAACCTTATCAGAGCTCGCCAGTCGTGCAAGCATTTCAAAATCCTATTTAAGCAACATTGAGCGCAATGTGAATACCAATCCATCGGTACAAATTATGGAGAAAATTGCAGCCGTGCTCGACGTGGATCTTCAGGTGTTAGTCGATTCAACCAGTGATTCACAAGCTATCCAAGAGAGCGAATGGATCGATTTTGTCAAAGAATTAAAAGATTCAGGTGTAGATAAAGAACAGCTGCAGGAATTTAAGACGCTGATTGAATTTGCTAAATGGAAAAATGAGAATGGAGATGTGGAGAAGTGA
- a CDS encoding glycosyltransferase family 32 protein, translating into MSVNESENKIPKRIHYCWFGGKEKPDVVIKLINNWKRLLHDYELIEWNEKNFNINSNSYVKEAYQNKKYAFVSDYVRAHALYNEGGIYLDTDVEVFRTFDNLLYHESFWGFEQGNFIATSTIGATKGNKVLKLLLDSYRDRSFLKNDGSFDELTNVAIITKILKEIGVEMNGKYQEFIGFGAIYPQTYFSPYDYINCRCFLTETTYTLHHFNKSWLPTKARLKSNMKVLTSKVIGGDNIARIRQLVSTSRRST; encoded by the coding sequence TTGAGTGTAAACGAAAGTGAAAATAAAATCCCTAAACGTATACATTATTGTTGGTTCGGAGGAAAAGAAAAGCCAGATGTCGTTATAAAACTTATTAATAACTGGAAAAGGCTATTACATGATTACGAATTAATTGAGTGGAATGAAAAAAATTTTAATATCAACTCAAACTCATACGTGAAAGAAGCATATCAAAATAAAAAATACGCGTTCGTTAGTGATTACGTAAGAGCACATGCTTTATATAATGAAGGTGGTATTTATTTAGACACGGATGTAGAAGTATTTAGAACGTTTGATAATCTATTGTATCATGAATCATTTTGGGGATTTGAGCAAGGGAACTTTATAGCTACAAGCACTATAGGAGCCACGAAAGGAAATAAAGTTTTAAAGCTATTATTAGATTCGTATCGAGATAGAAGTTTCCTTAAAAATGATGGGAGCTTTGATGAGTTAACAAATGTAGCAATTATTACTAAAATCCTAAAAGAAATTGGAGTAGAAATGAATGGGAAATATCAAGAATTTATTGGATTTGGTGCAATTTATCCCCAAACATATTTCTCACCATATGATTATATAAATTGTAGATGCTTTCTAACAGAAACTACTTATACCTTACATCATTTTAATAAAAGTTGGTTGCCAACAAAGGCTAGGTTAAAAAGTAATATGAAAGTTCTAACCTCCAAAGTGATAGGTGGAGACAATATTGCAAGAATTAGACAATTAGTCTCAACTTCTAGGAGATCAACATGA